The following proteins are co-located in the Bradyrhizobium sp. AZCC 2176 genome:
- a CDS encoding response regulator transcription factor, with product MRVLIVDDHPIVASGCRTVFADEPEVVLLEAADAESGERAFVAERPDICVIDINLPTVSGFELARRILARAASARIIMFSMNDDPVFAARAIEIGAKGYVTKTGDPQDLVEAIREVGKGGVYLPSAIARSIAFAGPAFARSPLSKLTSREMEILRLLSAGKSLSEIAWMVHSSYKTVANTSSIMRQKLGVRTSAELVRLAIESGVA from the coding sequence ATGCGTGTTCTGATCGTCGACGATCATCCCATCGTTGCTTCGGGCTGCCGTACCGTGTTTGCCGACGAGCCGGAGGTCGTGCTGCTGGAGGCCGCCGACGCGGAAAGCGGCGAGCGTGCGTTCGTTGCTGAGCGCCCCGACATCTGCGTGATCGATATCAATCTGCCGACCGTGTCGGGATTCGAGCTGGCGAGGCGCATTCTGGCACGTGCCGCTTCCGCTCGGATCATCATGTTCAGCATGAACGACGATCCGGTGTTCGCCGCGCGCGCCATCGAAATCGGCGCCAAGGGCTATGTCACCAAGACCGGAGATCCGCAGGATCTGGTCGAGGCCATCCGTGAGGTCGGCAAAGGCGGGGTCTATCTGCCTTCCGCGATCGCTAGAAGCATCGCGTTCGCCGGGCCTGCATTCGCCCGCAGCCCGCTTTCCAAACTCACCTCGCGGGAGATGGAGATCCTGCGCCTGCTCAGCGCGGGCAAGAGCCTTTCCGAGATCGCGTGGATGGTTCATTCCTCCTATAAAACCGTTGCCAATACGTCGTCGATCATGCGCCAGAAGCTCGGCGTACGAACTTCCGCCGAACTGGTACGGCTGGCAATAGAAAGCGGCGTGGCGTGA
- a CDS encoding histidine kinase, which produces MWQKLSLRGRINVLLALGLTLGLAINIARLVVEATPRVRAEDQSVIRLAREFVETIVPGLNEAPDPDARLNQIVRDLSRLRHVSITRQGDAAAGERPGNGDHERSPPAWFIALVHPETTAVSVPITIHGKPQSLVITSHPNDEMAEIWDGIVTQLAIGSAIAIALFLVMMMMVGRALAPLQALSQAMANIETGHYDSRVEPGGAPELAALCTKLNHLAGALGEAVEDKRRLAERTVSLQDLERKEIARELHDEFGPYLFTLRAHAGALARLSEDGRAPGADALRKHAAAIMEQINALQQFNRRILEKLRPVGLAELGLREALGVLMRLWRESRPDVTIDANIACAPEETGEVTDLTVYRIVQEALTNAFRHADATSVSVTVEQAAGVHGNRGCALVRVSDNGRGLAPDHKHGFGLIGMRERILALGGTLNVVSGNGGVTVEAVVPHGSNH; this is translated from the coding sequence ATGTGGCAGAAATTATCGTTGCGTGGGCGGATCAACGTGCTGCTGGCGCTGGGCCTGACGCTCGGTCTGGCCATCAACATTGCGCGGCTGGTCGTGGAGGCGACGCCGCGCGTTCGAGCTGAAGACCAAAGCGTCATACGGCTGGCGCGCGAATTCGTGGAGACGATCGTTCCCGGCCTTAACGAGGCGCCGGACCCGGATGCGCGGCTGAACCAGATTGTTCGCGATCTCAGCCGGCTCCGGCACGTCAGCATCACGCGGCAGGGCGATGCGGCCGCAGGCGAACGGCCCGGCAACGGCGATCACGAACGATCGCCGCCGGCCTGGTTCATCGCGCTCGTTCATCCGGAAACGACCGCCGTGAGCGTACCGATCACCATCCACGGAAAGCCGCAATCGCTCGTGATCACATCGCATCCGAACGATGAAATGGCCGAGATCTGGGATGGGATCGTCACCCAGCTTGCGATCGGCTCCGCCATCGCGATCGCCCTCTTTCTGGTGATGATGATGATGGTCGGCCGGGCGCTGGCGCCATTGCAGGCGCTTTCGCAGGCCATGGCCAACATCGAGACCGGGCACTATGATTCACGCGTCGAGCCCGGCGGCGCGCCCGAACTGGCGGCGCTCTGTACCAAGCTGAACCACCTTGCCGGCGCGCTAGGCGAGGCTGTCGAGGATAAGCGACGGCTCGCCGAACGAACGGTCTCGCTGCAGGATCTGGAGCGCAAGGAGATTGCGCGCGAATTGCATGACGAGTTTGGGCCGTATCTCTTTACGCTGCGCGCCCACGCCGGTGCCCTGGCGCGGCTTTCGGAGGACGGACGCGCGCCCGGCGCGGATGCGTTGCGCAAGCATGCCGCCGCCATCATGGAGCAGATCAATGCGCTCCAGCAATTCAACCGCCGGATACTGGAAAAGCTGCGGCCTGTCGGGCTGGCGGAGCTCGGCCTTCGCGAGGCACTTGGCGTGCTCATGCGTTTGTGGCGTGAGTCCCGCCCCGACGTGACCATCGACGCGAACATTGCGTGCGCGCCGGAAGAGACCGGAGAAGTCACCGACCTGACGGTTTACCGTATCGTTCAGGAAGCCCTCACCAACGCCTTCCGCCACGCCGATGCGACTTCCGTCAGCGTCACAGTCGAGCAGGCCGCAGGAGTGCATGGAAATCGTGGCTGCGCCCTGGTGCGGGTTAGCGACAATGGCCGTGGTCTGGCGCCGGATCACAAGCACGGCTTCGGCCTGATCGGCATGCGCGAAAGAATACTGGCGCTGGGCGGTACGCTCAATGTCGTCTCCGGCAATGGGGGCGTCACGGTAGAGGCGGTCGTTCCCCACGGATCGAATCATTGA
- a CDS encoding TonB-dependent receptor, which translates to MGVRFLSIGTISICLVPGIDGAQAQTAPASSEVLPAIEVVAPTTTAKPARSRGASQATRNLRRVFVYPTAPTPTASSGMDVDKVPASINAVGAGQIARTGSLNIADALQQQVPGIIVSDTTGNPFQPDIQFRGFTASPVAGTPQGLAVYQNGVRINEAFGDTVNWDLIPTAAIRSVTVVTNNPAFGLNALGGAVNVQMKDGFNYKGAEINTMGGSFGRIQSSAQYGKQIDNFTVYGALEGVRDNGHRNFSESAIRRFYGDVGYRTDSSEFHLNVGVAKNNFGAAATVPVELLQKYWGATYTTPQIHDNRVAYANLTGKVEVTPTWTIEGSARVRAFQQKTVDGNPTETQPCVGDPTLLCFNEDVAPGAAANGLNGIQLANPFPDTAVLGQIDRTTTRSTTTGATLQATNTDQLFGHNNQFMVGTSFDSGVTRFGATAELGTIGPNYVVTGSGIFLGPSGTPISIGPVSLRATNRYTGLYALDTFDVTDRFSISGGGRFNYASINLQDLIGTDLNGSHTFSRFNPMIGGTYKITPELTAYAGYSEANRAPTPLELACADPARPCIVAAFLIADPPLKQVVSRTVEAGFRGTKELSIGTLGWKVGGFRATNADDILAIPSELTGFGYFQNVGSTRRQGIEAQVNLTSKTLQLYASYSLVDARFLDALQLNSHSPFAVTGNIQVLPGNRIPAIPRDRIKFGFDYAVTDAFKVGGDALFVGSQYFVGDESNQAQRLPSYTVFNLHASYQINKTFQIYGRVDNILDNRYATYGTFFDTGDVPNFTNGGVDFTDPRSVSPARPRAFYAGLKATF; encoded by the coding sequence ATGGGCGTACGCTTCCTGTCGATCGGGACAATCTCGATATGCCTCGTTCCCGGGATTGACGGTGCCCAGGCCCAAACTGCGCCTGCAAGTAGCGAGGTCTTGCCGGCCATCGAGGTCGTCGCCCCGACCACAACCGCCAAGCCAGCCCGCAGCAGAGGGGCGTCTCAGGCCACCAGGAACCTGCGCAGGGTTTTTGTCTATCCGACCGCGCCCACGCCGACGGCCAGTTCGGGAATGGATGTCGACAAGGTGCCGGCGAGCATCAACGCGGTTGGGGCAGGGCAGATCGCGCGCACCGGATCGCTGAACATTGCGGATGCGCTGCAGCAGCAGGTGCCGGGCATCATCGTCAGCGACACGACCGGCAATCCGTTTCAGCCAGACATCCAGTTTCGAGGCTTTACCGCATCTCCGGTCGCCGGTACGCCCCAAGGACTCGCGGTTTATCAGAACGGTGTGCGAATCAACGAAGCGTTCGGCGATACCGTCAATTGGGACCTGATCCCGACGGCTGCGATCAGGTCGGTCACGGTCGTGACCAACAATCCCGCGTTCGGCCTTAATGCCTTGGGAGGCGCCGTCAATGTCCAGATGAAGGACGGATTCAACTATAAAGGCGCCGAAATCAACACGATGGGCGGCTCGTTCGGACGCATCCAGAGTTCGGCCCAGTATGGCAAGCAGATCGACAATTTTACCGTCTACGGCGCGCTGGAGGGAGTGCGTGACAACGGCCATCGCAATTTTTCGGAATCGGCGATCCGCCGGTTTTATGGCGATGTCGGCTACCGGACCGATAGCAGCGAATTTCACCTCAACGTGGGTGTTGCCAAGAACAATTTCGGCGCGGCAGCGACTGTACCGGTCGAACTGCTCCAGAAATATTGGGGCGCTACCTATACGACGCCGCAGATCCACGACAACCGCGTTGCCTACGCCAATCTGACCGGAAAGGTGGAGGTGACGCCGACCTGGACGATCGAAGGTTCGGCGCGTGTTCGCGCCTTCCAGCAGAAAACGGTGGACGGCAACCCGACCGAGACGCAGCCATGTGTCGGCGATCCGACGCTGCTTTGCTTCAACGAAGACGTCGCGCCGGGAGCGGCGGCGAACGGCCTCAACGGAATCCAGCTCGCAAATCCGTTCCCAGACACGGCAGTGCTGGGACAGATCGACCGGACAACAACCCGTTCGACGACGACAGGGGCGACCCTGCAGGCTACCAACACCGACCAGCTGTTCGGACATAACAATCAGTTTATGGTCGGCACCAGCTTCGATTCCGGCGTCACCCGCTTCGGGGCGACCGCAGAATTGGGCACGATCGGGCCAAACTACGTGGTCACGGGCAGCGGCATATTCCTCGGCCCATCCGGCACACCGATCTCGATCGGCCCGGTCTCGCTTCGGGCCACCAATCGCTACACCGGGCTTTATGCACTCGACACGTTCGACGTGACGGACCGGTTTTCAATCTCGGGCGGCGGCCGGTTCAACTATGCAAGCATCAACCTTCAAGATCTGATCGGTACCGACCTCAACGGCAGTCATACGTTCAGCCGCTTCAATCCGATGATCGGCGGCACCTACAAGATTACGCCTGAACTCACCGCTTATGCTGGCTATTCCGAGGCAAATCGCGCGCCGACGCCGCTGGAACTCGCATGCGCCGACCCTGCACGGCCCTGTATCGTCGCGGCATTCCTGATTGCAGATCCGCCGCTGAAGCAGGTCGTATCGCGCACGGTTGAGGCGGGCTTCCGTGGCACCAAGGAGCTGAGTATCGGAACGCTCGGATGGAAAGTCGGCGGGTTCCGCGCGACCAACGCCGATGACATTCTGGCGATTCCGAGTGAGTTGACCGGCTTTGGCTACTTCCAGAACGTGGGTAGCACGCGGCGCCAGGGCATCGAGGCGCAGGTCAATCTGACGTCGAAGACGCTGCAACTCTATGCCAGCTATTCGCTCGTCGATGCGCGCTTCCTCGACGCCTTGCAACTCAACTCTCACAGTCCGTTCGCTGTCACCGGCAATATCCAGGTTCTGCCGGGAAATCGGATTCCGGCGATTCCCCGCGACCGCATCAAGTTCGGCTTCGATTATGCGGTCACAGATGCTTTCAAGGTGGGCGGCGATGCGCTGTTCGTCGGCAGCCAGTATTTCGTTGGCGATGAATCCAACCAGGCACAGAGGCTGCCGTCCTACACGGTTTTCAACCTGCACGCCTCGTATCAGATCAACAAGACATTCCAGATCTACGGCCGCGTCGACAATATCCTCGACAATCGCTATGCAACCTACGGGACGTTCTTCGATACCGGTGACGTGCCCAATTTCACCAACGGCGGCGTGGACTTTACGGATCCGCGCTCGGTCAGCCCGGCGCGGCCGCGCGCCTTCTATGCGGGGCTAAAGGCAACTTTCTAG
- a CDS encoding helix-turn-helix domain-containing protein, with the protein MSDIVRSLSTSGLAPKRQIQTWSDALTDLCGQFDVDPLEGSSLEGRINYTTVSQLKLCQIEASQHRIAHTVSGTKLSEHPYVKILFQTYGISHFEQSGRRIDIMPGDCLAYDVSCPHTIVSPSLTRHEVVIVPKALLHERGFRTAKMLPCKLSARNGTGRIAYDFVHTAFDEANRLSPYNAIGVADSLIDLLLLPLREADTMFDRVGPEAMYIRAQAFIREHLRDPELCIDQISAALGCTKRYLHMLFSDKGMTVSDYIWRARLLHCRQELETQHGKTITDVAFSWGFSSSSHFSRVFRKHFGFVPSAIHKAHAADPAPDVA; encoded by the coding sequence ATGTCTGATATAGTTCGTTCACTCAGCACTTCCGGGTTGGCGCCGAAGAGGCAGATCCAAACTTGGTCAGATGCGCTGACCGATCTCTGCGGCCAGTTTGATGTCGATCCGCTGGAAGGTTCTTCGCTCGAGGGGCGGATAAATTACACCACCGTCTCGCAGCTCAAACTGTGTCAGATCGAGGCAAGCCAGCATCGCATCGCGCACACGGTCTCAGGCACGAAACTGAGCGAACACCCCTACGTCAAGATATTGTTCCAGACCTACGGCATCTCGCATTTCGAACAAAGCGGCCGTCGCATCGACATCATGCCCGGCGATTGCCTCGCCTATGACGTCTCCTGTCCGCACACGATCGTCAGCCCCTCGTTAACCCGGCACGAGGTCGTGATCGTCCCCAAGGCACTGCTTCACGAACGCGGGTTCCGTACGGCGAAGATGTTGCCGTGCAAGCTCTCCGCGCGTAACGGCACCGGCCGCATCGCCTACGACTTCGTGCACACCGCGTTTGATGAAGCGAACAGGCTGTCGCCCTACAACGCCATCGGCGTCGCCGATTCGCTGATCGATCTGCTGTTGTTGCCGCTGCGAGAGGCCGACACGATGTTCGATCGCGTCGGTCCCGAAGCGATGTACATCCGGGCACAGGCATTCATTCGCGAGCATTTGCGCGACCCGGAACTGTGCATCGACCAGATCTCGGCGGCATTGGGCTGCACCAAGCGCTATCTGCACATGCTGTTCAGCGACAAGGGCATGACGGTCAGCGATTATATCTGGCGGGCGAGACTGCTGCACTGCCGGCAGGAACTGGAAACCCAGCACGGCAAGACAATCACGGACGTTGCATTTTCGTGGGGCTTTTCGAGCTCGTCGCACTTCAGCCGCGTATTCCGGAAGCATTTCGGGTTCGTGCCCTCCGCCATTCACAAGGCGCACGCCGCCGATCCGGCGCCGGATGTTGCCTGA
- the xoxF5 gene encoding lanthanide-dependent methanol dehydrogenase XoxF5, with protein sequence MRKVLSAACLGAVAAFAAGVAYANDELNKMAQNPKDWVMPAGDYANTRYSKLNQITAANVGKLQVAWTFSTGVLRGHEGGPLIIGNMMYVHTPFPNKVYALDLSQENKIVWKYEPKQDPNVIPVMCCDTVNRGVAYGDGKIFLHQADTTLVALDAKTGQVAWSTKNGDPGKGATGTSAPLVVKDKVLIGISGGEFGVQCHVTAYDLKTGKQAWRAFSEGPDDQIMVDPVSTTELGKPVGKDSSIKTWQGDQWKIGGGCTWGWISYDPALNLIYYGSGNPSTWNPKQRPGDNKWSMTIWARNPDTGMAKWVYQMTPHDEWDYDGVNEMVLSDQQVGGAERKLLTHFDRNGLAYTLDRATGELLVAEKYDPKVNWTTGVDMNKSSPTYGRPKVVDQYSTEKGGEDKNTKGICPAALGTKDEQPAAYSPDTQLFYVPTNHVCMDYEPFKVSYTAGQPYVGATLSMYPPQGESHMGNFIAWDGKTGKIVWSNKEQFSVWSGALATAGGVVFYGTLEGYLKAVDAKTGKELYKFKTPSGIIGNVTTYEQGGRQYVAVLSGVGGWAGIGLAAGLTDPTAGLGAVGGYAALSNYTALGGTLTVFALPQ encoded by the coding sequence ATGCGCAAGGTGCTATCCGCTGCCTGTCTCGGCGCCGTGGCGGCATTCGCCGCAGGCGTTGCGTACGCCAACGATGAACTGAACAAGATGGCGCAGAACCCGAAGGATTGGGTGATGCCGGCCGGCGATTACGCAAATACACGCTACTCGAAGCTGAACCAGATCACCGCAGCCAATGTCGGCAAACTACAGGTCGCCTGGACTTTCTCGACCGGTGTGCTGCGCGGTCATGAAGGCGGGCCGCTCATCATCGGCAACATGATGTACGTCCATACGCCGTTCCCGAACAAGGTCTACGCTCTTGACCTTTCGCAAGAGAACAAGATCGTCTGGAAGTACGAGCCCAAGCAGGATCCGAACGTCATTCCGGTGATGTGCTGCGACACCGTCAACCGTGGCGTGGCCTATGGCGACGGCAAGATCTTCCTGCATCAGGCCGACACCACCTTGGTCGCGCTCGATGCCAAGACCGGGCAGGTGGCGTGGAGCACCAAGAACGGCGATCCGGGCAAGGGCGCCACGGGTACCTCCGCGCCGCTCGTCGTCAAGGACAAGGTTCTGATCGGCATTTCCGGCGGCGAGTTTGGCGTGCAATGTCACGTCACGGCCTACGACCTCAAGACCGGCAAGCAGGCCTGGCGCGCCTTCTCCGAAGGGCCGGACGATCAGATCATGGTTGATCCCGTCAGCACCACCGAACTCGGCAAGCCGGTCGGCAAGGATTCGAGCATCAAGACCTGGCAGGGCGATCAGTGGAAGATCGGCGGCGGCTGCACATGGGGCTGGATATCCTATGATCCCGCTCTGAATCTCATCTACTACGGCTCCGGTAACCCTTCGACCTGGAACCCGAAGCAGCGTCCCGGCGACAACAAGTGGTCGATGACCATCTGGGCGCGCAATCCGGATACCGGCATGGCCAAGTGGGTCTATCAGATGACGCCTCACGATGAATGGGACTATGACGGCGTCAACGAAATGGTCCTCAGCGATCAGCAGGTCGGTGGCGCAGAGCGCAAGCTGTTGACTCATTTCGACCGCAACGGCTTGGCCTATACACTCGATCGTGCAACCGGCGAACTCCTGGTCGCCGAGAAGTACGATCCGAAGGTCAACTGGACCACCGGCGTCGACATGAACAAGAGTTCGCCGACCTACGGCCGTCCCAAAGTGGTTGATCAATATTCGACCGAAAAGGGCGGCGAGGACAAGAATACCAAGGGTATCTGCCCGGCCGCGCTCGGCACCAAGGACGAACAACCGGCAGCCTACTCGCCGGACACCCAGTTGTTCTATGTGCCGACCAACCACGTCTGCATGGATTACGAGCCTTTCAAGGTGAGCTACACCGCGGGTCAGCCCTATGTCGGCGCGACGCTCTCGATGTATCCGCCTCAGGGTGAGAGCCATATGGGCAACTTCATCGCTTGGGACGGCAAGACCGGCAAGATCGTCTGGTCGAACAAGGAGCAGTTCTCGGTGTGGTCGGGAGCGCTCGCGACGGCTGGCGGCGTGGTGTTCTACGGAACGCTCGAAGGCTATCTGAAGGCAGTCGATGCCAAGACCGGCAAGGAACTTTACAAGTTCAAGACCCCGTCGGGCATCATCGGCAACGTCACGACCTATGAGCAGGGCGGCAGGCAGTATGTGGCCGTGCTGTCCGGTGTCGGCGGCTGGGCGGGTATCGGCCTGGCCGCAGGTCTGACCGATCCAACGGCGGGTCTCGGCGCGGTCGGTGGCTATGCCGCGCTGAGCAACTACACCGCGCTCGGCGGCACGCTCACGGTGTTCGCGCTGCCGCAATAA
- a CDS encoding c-type cytochrome, methanol metabolism-related produces MLVAPGSVACAADDPTAVKSEDGKYLDKEGNPTFKVAADGTVDWYTYSGYRRYHSECHVCHGPDGMGSTYAPALQESLKTMSYGDFLGVVASGRKNVNTAQESVMPAFGDNPNVACYMDDLYIYLRARAYDAVGRVRPAKREDKPDAYTEAEKSCMGAK; encoded by the coding sequence TTGCTTGTGGCGCCGGGATCGGTTGCCTGCGCTGCGGACGATCCGACCGCCGTCAAGTCCGAGGATGGCAAGTATCTCGACAAGGAAGGCAACCCGACTTTCAAGGTCGCGGCCGACGGAACGGTCGATTGGTATACCTATTCCGGATATCGCCGCTATCACTCCGAATGCCATGTCTGCCACGGCCCTGACGGGATGGGATCGACCTACGCGCCGGCGCTACAGGAGTCGCTGAAGACGATGAGCTACGGCGATTTCCTCGGCGTGGTCGCGAGCGGCCGCAAGAACGTCAACACCGCGCAAGAGAGCGTCATGCCGGCATTCGGCGATAATCCGAATGTCGCCTGCTACATGGACGACCTCTACATCTATCTGCGTGCCCGCGCTTATGATGCCGTCGGACGCGTGCGGCCCGCCAAGCGTGAAGACAAACCCGACGCCTACACTGAGGCAGAGAAGTCCTGCATGGGAGCCAAATGA
- a CDS encoding S-(hydroxymethyl)glutathione dehydrogenase/class III alcohol dehydrogenase: protein MKTRAAVAFEAKKPLEIVEVDLDGPKAGEVLVEIKATGICHTDAYTLDGFDSEGIFPSILGHEGAGIVREVGPGVISVKAGDHVIPLYTPECRQCKSCLSGKTNLCTAIRATQGKGLMPDGTSRFSYKGKPIFHYMGCSTFSNFTVLPEIAVAKIREDAPFDKSCYIGCGVTTGVGAVVNTAKVTPGANVVVFGLGGIGLNVIQGAKMVGADKIVGVDINDSKEDWGRRFGMTHFVNPTKVSDIVQHLVGLTDGGADYTFDCTGNTGVMRQALEACHRGWGVSVIIGVAESGKEIATRPFQLVTGRVWKGTAFGGARGRTDVPKIVDWYMNGKIEIDPMITHVLKLEEINQGFDLMHQGKSIRSVVVF from the coding sequence ATGAAGACCCGCGCTGCTGTCGCATTCGAGGCCAAAAAGCCTCTCGAAATCGTCGAGGTCGATCTTGATGGCCCAAAAGCCGGCGAGGTGCTCGTCGAGATAAAGGCGACCGGAATCTGCCACACCGACGCTTACACGCTTGATGGATTTGACAGCGAAGGAATCTTTCCTTCGATTCTCGGTCATGAAGGTGCGGGCATCGTCCGCGAGGTCGGCCCGGGCGTCATCTCGGTAAAGGCAGGCGATCACGTGATTCCGCTCTACACGCCAGAGTGCCGCCAATGCAAAAGCTGCCTAAGCGGCAAGACCAATCTTTGCACTGCTATCCGCGCGACCCAGGGCAAGGGGCTGATGCCGGACGGCACCTCGCGCTTCAGCTATAAGGGCAAGCCGATCTTCCACTACATGGGCTGCTCGACCTTCTCGAACTTTACCGTGCTGCCGGAAATCGCAGTGGCAAAGATTCGCGAGGACGCGCCCTTTGACAAGAGTTGCTACATCGGTTGCGGGGTGACGACGGGCGTTGGCGCCGTGGTGAATACCGCCAAGGTGACACCGGGCGCCAACGTCGTCGTGTTCGGTCTCGGCGGCATCGGGCTCAACGTCATCCAGGGTGCGAAGATGGTTGGCGCCGACAAGATCGTCGGCGTTGACATCAACGATTCCAAGGAGGATTGGGGCCGCCGTTTCGGCATGACCCATTTCGTCAATCCGACCAAGGTCAGCGACATCGTTCAGCATCTGGTCGGGCTTACCGACGGCGGCGCCGACTACACCTTCGACTGCACGGGCAACACCGGGGTGATGCGGCAGGCGCTCGAAGCGTGCCATCGCGGCTGGGGCGTCTCGGTCATTATCGGCGTCGCCGAGTCCGGCAAGGAAATCGCTACCCGGCCGTTCCAGCTCGTGACCGGCCGCGTCTGGAAGGGAACGGCATTTGGCGGCGCGCGCGGCCGCACCGATGTGCCGAAAATCGTCGACTGGTACATGAACGGAAAGATCGAGATCGATCCGATGATCACACACGTCCTCAAGCTGGAGGAGATCAACCAGGGATTCGATCTCATGCACCAGGGCAAGTCGATCCGCTCGGTTGTCGTGTTCTGA
- the gfa gene encoding S-(hydroxymethyl)glutathione synthase produces MTVHIHPSIDSGVKKGTGSFAGGTLVCKCTDRPVKVAIKGDVAHNHACGCTKCWKPEGATFSVVAVVPRDNVKVIENGDKLQIVDAAAAIQRYACKACGTHMYGRIENTGHPFYGLDFIHPELFQEGGWAAPGFAAFVSSVLESGVQPGEMDGIRARLKELGLEPYDCLSPPLMDAISSHVAKAKAKAA; encoded by the coding sequence ATGACTGTTCATATTCACCCATCGATTGACAGCGGCGTAAAGAAGGGGACCGGCAGCTTCGCCGGCGGCACCCTTGTCTGCAAATGCACGGACAGGCCGGTCAAGGTCGCCATCAAGGGCGATGTCGCCCACAACCACGCCTGCGGCTGCACCAAATGCTGGAAGCCCGAAGGCGCAACCTTCTCCGTCGTGGCCGTCGTCCCGCGCGACAATGTGAAGGTGATCGAGAACGGCGACAAGCTGCAGATTGTCGACGCGGCGGCGGCGATCCAGCGCTATGCCTGCAAAGCCTGCGGCACGCATATGTACGGCCGGATCGAGAACACCGGGCATCCATTCTACGGGCTCGACTTCATCCATCCCGAGCTGTTCCAGGAGGGTGGATGGGCGGCACCGGGGTTTGCCGCGTTCGTATCGTCCGTACTGGAGTCTGGCGTCCAGCCGGGCGAGATGGATGGAATCAGGGCTAGGCTGAAGGAACTCGGGCTGGAACCCTATGATTGCCTGTCACCGCCTTTGATGGATGCGATCTCGAGCCATGTGGCCAAGGCCAAGGCAAAAGCAGCTTGA
- a CDS encoding fumarylacetoacetate hydrolase family protein yields MPIATEAAFILPDDFAGAALMGRIWRPDLAGPSVVAIRQDGVFDITDEFPTASELAAATDPARALRAARGGRVGTLQDLLNNTPPDTRDPTRPWLLAPIDLQVIKAAGVTFAVSMLERVIEERARGNPDSAEAIRAEVTRIVGTDLSQLKPGSAEAQHVKDVLVSQNAWSQYLEVGIGPDAEVFTKAPVLSAVGTCVDAGLHPKSTWNNPEPEAVLVVTRDGRIVGATLGNDVNLRDFEGRSALLLSKAKDNNASCAIGPFVRFFDASFTLDDVRRMEISLEVKGPEGFVLHGASSLTQISRDPADIVGQTINENHQYPDGFVLFLGTMFAPIQDRAAKGQGFTHVVGDLVTVATPKLGRLTNRMRHSGDCEPWQFGLTELFAALMRRKGVSRSSN; encoded by the coding sequence ATGCCGATCGCCACAGAGGCTGCATTCATTCTACCCGACGATTTCGCCGGCGCCGCGCTGATGGGGCGGATCTGGCGTCCCGACCTTGCCGGCCCGTCGGTGGTCGCAATCCGCCAGGACGGCGTGTTCGACATCACCGACGAATTTCCCACCGCCAGCGAGCTTGCCGCCGCCACCGACCCGGCGCGGGCGCTGCGCGCGGCGCGCGGCGGACGGGTAGGGACGCTGCAGGATCTGTTGAACAACACGCCGCCCGACACCCGCGATCCGACCAGGCCATGGCTGCTGGCCCCGATCGACCTGCAGGTGATCAAGGCTGCCGGTGTCACCTTCGCGGTGTCGATGTTGGAGCGGGTCATCGAGGAGCGGGCGCGCGGCAATCCGGATTCGGCAGAGGCGATCCGGGCCGAGGTGACGCGGATCGTCGGCACCGACCTGTCGCAGTTGAAGCCGGGCTCGGCCGAAGCGCAGCACGTCAAGGACGTTCTGGTTTCCCAGAATGCCTGGAGCCAGTATCTCGAAGTCGGCATCGGGCCGGACGCCGAGGTGTTTACCAAGGCGCCCGTTCTGTCGGCGGTGGGCACATGCGTGGATGCGGGCCTGCACCCGAAATCAACCTGGAATAATCCGGAGCCCGAGGCGGTGCTGGTGGTGACGCGCGATGGCCGTATCGTCGGCGCCACGCTTGGCAACGATGTTAATTTGCGCGACTTCGAAGGACGCTCGGCGCTGCTGTTGTCCAAGGCCAAGGACAACAACGCCTCCTGCGCCATCGGGCCGTTCGTGCGGTTCTTCGACGCGAGCTTCACGCTCGACGACGTCAGGAGGATGGAAATCTCGCTGGAGGTGAAGGGACCGGAAGGCTTCGTCCTGCATGGCGCATCCTCGCTGACCCAGATCAGCCGGGACCCGGCCGATATTGTCGGGCAGACGATCAACGAGAACCATCAATATCCCGATGGTTTCGTGTTGTTCCTCGGCACCATGTTCGCGCCGATCCAGGATCGTGCTGCGAAGGGGCAGGGGTTCACCCATGTGGTAGGCGATCTGGTGACGGTCGCCACGCCGAAGCTCGGCCGGCTGACCAATCGCATGCGCCACAGCGGCGATTGCGAACCTTGGCAATTCGGCCTGACGGAGCTCTTCGCCGCGTTGATGCGCCGCAAGGGCGTCAGCCGAAGCAGCAATTAG